In the Streptomyces sp. NBC_00525 genome, one interval contains:
- a CDS encoding transglycosylase domain-containing protein, with protein MPKKRSGGGLTKTQQAAKFLGVAALSGVVLAGIALPAAGALGLAAKGTVDGFDEIPANLKTPPLSQRSKILDSEGGLIATVYSRDRTVVPLTSISPYMQKAIIAIEDARFYEHGAVDLKGILRAMNRNVQAGGTAEGASTLTQQYVKNVFVEEAGNDPDKVAQATQQTLGRKIQELKYAIQVEEELGKKKILENYLNITFFGQQAYGVEAASQRYFSKSAKNLSLEEAALLAGIVQSPSRYDPINDIEEATKRRNTVLQRMADTGKISREEAEKAQKNPIKLKVKRPQNGCITAVNGAGFFCDYVQKIVKNDPAFGKTEKERAKLWATGGLTIKTTLDPRSQAASNEAATSRVNSDDKVAAAVVQVQPGTGRILAMAQSRPYGLDPSKHQTMLNLSVDHAMGGSYAGFQVGSTFKPITAAAALEKGISPAQSFDTPSSITLPADAFRTCEGAPADNKPWDVENETETEKGMFDMTSALGKSINTYFAKLEEKAGLCETLTMAKKVGYTRGDNKPLLQIPTTTLGSQESTPLAMAAVYATFANRGTYCSPVAILSVKKADGSAIDVPKSKCDRAMSEHTADTLNQMLKGVVEDGTGTQAGLSDRDNAGKTGTTDERKNVWFVGYTPNLSTAVWVGSDGARQESMTNIVIGGQYYDKVCGGCLPGPIWKTAMTGSLSPSETPSFNAVDVPRAKEKEKEDKDKRNRDRDKRKPGDNKPGDDNPFPGISIPPGVIGGPGDDNGHGRGQNDGGVNGP; from the coding sequence ATGCCAAAGAAGCGCTCGGGCGGGGGTCTCACCAAGACCCAGCAGGCCGCCAAGTTCCTCGGTGTCGCCGCACTCTCGGGAGTCGTCCTCGCGGGTATCGCGCTGCCGGCCGCCGGAGCACTGGGTCTGGCCGCCAAGGGGACGGTCGACGGGTTCGACGAGATCCCGGCCAATCTGAAGACGCCACCGCTGAGTCAGCGCTCCAAGATCCTGGACAGCGAGGGCGGCCTCATCGCCACGGTGTACTCCCGTGACCGCACGGTGGTGCCGCTGACGAGCATCTCGCCGTACATGCAGAAGGCGATCATCGCGATCGAGGACGCCCGCTTCTACGAGCACGGCGCCGTCGACCTCAAGGGCATCCTGCGCGCGATGAACCGCAACGTGCAGGCCGGCGGGACCGCGGAGGGCGCCTCGACGCTCACCCAGCAGTACGTGAAGAACGTCTTCGTCGAGGAGGCGGGCAACGACCCGGACAAGGTCGCCCAGGCCACCCAGCAGACGCTCGGCCGCAAGATCCAGGAACTGAAGTACGCGATCCAGGTCGAGGAAGAGCTCGGCAAGAAGAAGATCCTGGAGAACTACCTCAACATCACGTTCTTCGGGCAGCAGGCGTACGGCGTCGAGGCCGCCTCCCAGCGCTACTTCTCCAAGTCGGCCAAGAACCTGAGCCTGGAGGAGGCCGCGCTGCTGGCCGGGATCGTGCAGTCCCCCAGCCGCTACGACCCCATCAACGACATAGAGGAAGCGACCAAGCGCCGCAACACCGTCCTCCAGCGGATGGCGGACACCGGGAAGATCTCGCGCGAAGAGGCGGAGAAGGCCCAGAAGAACCCGATCAAGCTCAAGGTCAAGCGCCCGCAGAACGGCTGCATCACCGCCGTCAACGGCGCCGGGTTCTTCTGCGACTACGTCCAGAAGATCGTCAAGAACGACCCGGCCTTCGGCAAGACCGAGAAGGAGCGCGCCAAGCTCTGGGCGACCGGCGGTCTGACCATCAAGACCACGCTGGACCCTCGCTCGCAGGCCGCCTCCAACGAGGCCGCCACCTCCCGCGTCAACTCCGACGACAAGGTCGCCGCCGCGGTCGTCCAGGTGCAGCCGGGCACCGGCCGCATACTGGCGATGGCCCAGTCGCGGCCGTACGGTCTGGACCCGTCCAAGCACCAGACCATGCTGAACCTCTCCGTCGACCACGCGATGGGCGGCAGCTACGCCGGCTTCCAGGTCGGCTCGACGTTCAAGCCGATCACCGCCGCGGCGGCGCTGGAGAAGGGCATCAGCCCGGCGCAGAGTTTCGACACGCCCTCCTCGATAACGCTGCCCGCCGACGCCTTCCGCACCTGCGAGGGCGCCCCCGCGGACAACAAGCCGTGGGACGTGGAGAACGAGACGGAGACCGAGAAGGGCATGTTCGACATGACCAGCGCGCTGGGCAAGTCGATCAACACCTACTTCGCCAAGCTGGAGGAGAAGGCCGGCCTCTGCGAGACGCTGACCATGGCCAAGAAGGTCGGCTACACGCGCGGTGACAACAAGCCGCTGCTGCAGATTCCCACCACCACGCTCGGCAGCCAGGAGTCGACCCCGCTCGCCATGGCCGCGGTCTACGCGACCTTCGCCAACCGCGGCACGTACTGCTCGCCGGTCGCGATCCTCTCCGTCAAGAAGGCGGACGGCTCGGCGATCGACGTACCGAAGTCGAAGTGCGACCGCGCGATGAGCGAGCACACGGCCGACACCCTCAACCAGATGCTCAAGGGCGTCGTCGAGGACGGAACCGGTACGCAGGCCGGTCTCAGCGACCGCGACAACGCGGGCAAGACCGGTACCACCGACGAGCGCAAGAACGTCTGGTTCGTCGGCTACACGCCGAACCTGTCCACGGCGGTGTGGGTCGGCAGCGACGGTGCCCGCCAGGAGTCGATGACCAACATCGTCATCGGCGGCCAGTACTACGACAAGGTCTGCGGTGGCTGTCTGCCAGGGCCGATCTGGAAGACGGCGATGACCGGCTCTCTGAGTCCCTCCGAGACCCCCTCCTTCAACGCGGTCGACGTGCCGCGCGCGAAGGAGAAGGAGAAGGAGGACAAGGACAAGCGGAACCGGGACCGCGACAAGCGGAAGCCGGGCGACAACAAGCCCGGTGACGACAACCCGTTCCCCGGCATCAGCATCCCACCGGGCGTCATCGGCGGACCCGGCGACGACAACGGCCACGGCCGCGGCCAGAACGACGGCGGCGTGAACGGCCCCTGA
- a CDS encoding WhiB family transcriptional regulator has protein sequence MGWVTDWSAQAACRTTDPDELFVQGAAQNRAKAVCTGCPVRTECLADALDHRVEFGVWGGMTERERRALLRRRPTVTSWRRLLETARSEYERSTGMLPVANGLENGELHETFAAVG, from the coding sequence ATGGGCTGGGTAACCGACTGGAGTGCGCAGGCAGCCTGCCGCACTACTGATCCGGATGAACTGTTCGTACAAGGGGCAGCGCAGAACAGGGCCAAGGCGGTGTGCACCGGATGCCCGGTGCGGACCGAGTGCCTGGCCGACGCGCTGGACCATCGCGTCGAATTCGGCGTGTGGGGTGGGATGACGGAGCGGGAGCGCCGCGCGCTGCTGCGCAGGCGGCCGACCGTGACGTCCTGGCGCCGGCTGCTGGAGACCGCCCGCAGCGAGTACGAGCGGTCCACGGGCATGCTGCCCGTGGCGAATGGGCTGGAGAACGGCGAGCTGCACGAGACGTTCGCCGCCGTCGGCTAG
- a CDS encoding ArsA family ATPase, with amino-acid sequence MTARTRAAAPVPALDTDALINDPGIRIIVCCGSGGVGKTTTAAALGVRAAERGRKVVVLTIDPARRLAQSMGIDSLDNVPRRVKGIEGAGELHAMMLDMKRTFDEIVEAHADAERARAILENPFYQSLSAGFAGTQEYMAMEKLGQLRARDEWDLIVVDTPPSRSALDFLDAPKRLGSFLDGKFIKLLMAPAKMGGRAGMKFLNVGMSMMTGTLGKLLGGQFLRDVQTFVAAMDTMFGGFRTRADATYKLLQAPGTAFLVVATPERDALREAAYFVERLAAEGMPLAGLVLNRVHGSDAARLSAEQALAAAENLETGGIVDQAAGKAGLREPADSPTAGRAPTADAPGTAAPESATDPELRTDRTPTITTEELTAGLLRLHAERMQLVAREQDTRDRFTARHPEVPVTAVAALPGDVHDLSGLRAVGDRLATGSDPAGAA; translated from the coding sequence ATGACAGCACGCACAAGGGCGGCGGCCCCCGTACCGGCCCTGGACACCGACGCCCTGATCAACGATCCGGGCATCCGGATCATCGTCTGCTGCGGCTCCGGCGGCGTCGGCAAGACGACCACCGCGGCGGCGCTCGGCGTGCGGGCGGCGGAGCGCGGACGCAAGGTCGTCGTCCTCACCATCGACCCGGCCCGCAGGCTCGCCCAGTCCATGGGCATCGATTCGCTGGACAACGTGCCGCGCCGGGTGAAGGGCATCGAGGGCGCCGGTGAGCTGCACGCCATGATGCTCGACATGAAGCGGACCTTCGACGAGATCGTCGAGGCGCACGCGGACGCGGAACGGGCCCGCGCCATTCTGGAGAACCCCTTCTATCAGTCCCTGTCGGCCGGCTTCGCGGGCACGCAGGAGTACATGGCGATGGAGAAGCTCGGTCAGCTCCGGGCGCGCGACGAGTGGGACCTGATCGTCGTGGACACGCCGCCGTCGCGGTCCGCGCTGGACTTCCTGGACGCCCCGAAGCGTTTGGGCTCGTTCCTGGACGGGAAGTTCATCAAGCTGCTGATGGCCCCGGCGAAAATGGGTGGCCGCGCCGGAATGAAGTTCCTCAACGTGGGCATGTCGATGATGACCGGGACGCTCGGCAAGCTGCTGGGCGGGCAGTTCCTGCGGGACGTCCAGACGTTCGTCGCCGCGATGGACACCATGTTCGGCGGCTTCCGTACCCGCGCCGATGCCACGTACAAACTTCTCCAGGCGCCCGGCACGGCGTTCCTCGTCGTCGCGACACCGGAGCGGGACGCGCTCCGCGAAGCGGCGTACTTCGTGGAACGCCTGGCGGCGGAGGGGATGCCACTGGCGGGACTGGTGCTCAACCGGGTGCACGGCAGCGACGCCGCCCGGCTCTCCGCCGAACAGGCGCTGGCCGCCGCAGAAAATCTTGAAACCGGTGGCATTGTGGATCAGGCGGCCGGGAAGGCTGGACTTCGTGAGCCCGCCGACTCTCCCACGGCCGGGCGCGCACCCACCGCCGATGCCCCTGGAACCGCCGCTCCCGAATCCGCTACGGACCCCGAGCTCCGGACCGACCGTACGCCAACCATCACAACCGAAGAACTGACCGCCGGACTGCTCCGTCTGCATGCCGAACGGATGCAGTTGGTCGCGCGCGAACAGGACACCCGCGACCGTTTCACCGCGCGCCATCCCGAGGTACCCGTGACCGCCGTGGCCGCGCTGCCCGGAGACGTCCACGACCTCTCGGGCCTGCGGGCCGTCGGGGACCGGCTCGCGACCGGATCGGACCCGGCCGGAGCTGCCTAG
- a CDS encoding ArsA family ATPase, with translation MSRFQVVSGKGGTGKTTVAAALALALAAEGRRTLLVEVEGRQGIAQLFDAGSLPYEERRIAVAPGGGEVYALAIDAELALLDYLQMFYKLGSAGRALKKLGAIDFATTIAPGVRDVLLTGKACEAVRRKDRQNRFVYDHVIMDAPPTGRITRFLNVNDEVAGLARIGPIHNQAQAVMRVLKSPETSVHLVTLLEEMPVQETADGIAELRAAELPVGRVIVNMVRPQLLDGDALSAASGGRRKEIAKTLTRAGVTGAAGLVRPLVEQAAEHTQRVALEREQRAVLAGLGLPGYELPLIGEGVDRAGLDTLAAALREQGAGQGESGRGAGS, from the coding sequence GTGAGCAGGTTCCAGGTCGTCAGCGGCAAGGGCGGTACCGGTAAGACCACGGTCGCCGCCGCCCTCGCGCTCGCCCTCGCGGCCGAGGGCAGGCGCACTCTCCTCGTGGAGGTCGAGGGCAGACAGGGCATCGCCCAGCTCTTCGATGCGGGCTCCCTCCCCTACGAGGAGCGCAGGATCGCCGTCGCCCCCGGCGGCGGCGAGGTCTACGCCCTCGCGATCGACGCGGAGCTGGCGCTCCTCGACTACCTCCAGATGTTCTACAAGCTCGGCAGCGCGGGCCGGGCGCTCAAGAAGCTCGGCGCGATCGACTTCGCGACCACCATCGCGCCCGGCGTGCGGGACGTCCTGCTGACGGGCAAGGCCTGCGAGGCGGTCCGCCGCAAGGACCGGCAGAACCGGTTCGTCTACGACCACGTGATCATGGACGCCCCGCCGACCGGCCGCATCACGCGCTTCCTCAATGTGAACGACGAGGTGGCCGGGCTCGCCCGGATCGGCCCGATACACAATCAGGCCCAGGCCGTGATGAGGGTGCTGAAGTCCCCGGAGACCTCGGTGCATCTGGTCACCCTGCTGGAGGAGATGCCGGTCCAGGAGACCGCGGACGGCATCGCGGAGCTGCGCGCCGCCGAACTGCCGGTGGGCCGGGTCATCGTGAACATGGTGCGCCCGCAGCTGCTGGACGGCGACGCGCTGAGCGCCGCCTCGGGCGGCCGGCGCAAGGAGATCGCCAAGACGCTGACACGGGCGGGCGTGACCGGCGCGGCGGGGCTCGTACGCCCGCTGGTCGAGCAGGCCGCCGAGCACACCCAGCGGGTCGCCCTGGAGCGCGAACAGCGCGCGGTGCTGGCGGGCCTCGGCCTGCCGGGGTACGAGCTCCCGCTGATCGGCGAGGGGGTGGACCGGGCCGGGCTCGACACGCTGGCGGCCGCGCTCCGCGAACAGGGCGCGGGCCAAGGGGAGTCCGGACGAGGGGCGGGTTCATGA
- a CDS encoding DUF4177 domain-containing protein: MTKWEYATVPLLVHATKQILDTWGEDGWELVQVVPGPNNPEQLVAYLKREKQ, encoded by the coding sequence ATGACCAAGTGGGAATACGCGACCGTGCCCCTTCTCGTGCACGCGACCAAGCAGATTCTGGACACCTGGGGCGAGGACGGCTGGGAGCTGGTCCAGGTCGTTCCCGGCCCGAACAACCCCGAGCAGCTCGTGGCGTACCTGAAGCGGGAGAAGCAGTAG
- a CDS encoding RidA family protein yields MAGTVEARLAELGLPLPAVVPPLAVYQPAVQSGVYVYTAGQLPMVDGKLAVTGKVGAEVTPDEAKELAKTCALNALAAVKSVAGDLDRIARVVKVVGFVASATDFTGQSGVVNGASELLGEVLGDKGVHARSAVGVAVLPLDAPVEVEIQVELTEA; encoded by the coding sequence GTGGCGGGCACCGTCGAGGCGAGGCTCGCCGAGCTGGGGCTGCCGCTGCCGGCCGTCGTGCCGCCGCTGGCCGTGTACCAGCCGGCCGTGCAGTCGGGCGTGTACGTGTACACGGCCGGCCAGCTGCCGATGGTGGACGGCAAGCTCGCCGTCACCGGCAAGGTCGGCGCCGAGGTCACGCCCGACGAGGCCAAGGAGCTGGCCAAGACCTGCGCGCTGAACGCCCTGGCCGCGGTGAAGTCGGTCGCGGGCGACCTGGACCGCATCGCGCGGGTCGTGAAGGTCGTCGGCTTCGTCGCGTCGGCCACCGACTTCACCGGCCAGTCCGGTGTGGTCAACGGCGCGAGCGAGCTGCTGGGCGAGGTCCTCGGGGACAAGGGCGTGCACGCCCGCAGCGCCGTGGGCGTCGCCGTGCTGCCGCTGGACGCGCCGGTCGAGGTCGAGATCCAGGTCGAGCTGACCGAAGCCTGA
- a CDS encoding NUDIX hydrolase: protein MSNGQWYPPEWPGRIRALAAGELTAAVPRRAATVMLLRDGAAGGAPAVHMLRRRTSMAFAGGAYAYPGGGVDPRDDDRLVGWAGPAPAAWAERLGVGTPAEAQAIVCAAVRETYEEAGVLLAGPTPETVVTDTTGEDWEADRAALVSRELSFAAFLERRGLVLRSDLLGAWARWITPEFEPRRYDTWFFVAVLPAGQRTRNASTEADRTVWITPGDAADGYDRGELLMMPPTVATLRTLRPYATAARALEAASDQDLTPVLAQARLDGDELVLSWPGHAEFTKHISAADADETRGEGESGNVELTADAEGGAR from the coding sequence ATGTCCAATGGTCAGTGGTACCCCCCGGAATGGCCCGGCCGGATCAGGGCCCTCGCCGCAGGCGAGCTGACGGCCGCCGTGCCCCGCCGGGCGGCCACCGTGATGCTGCTCCGGGACGGCGCCGCCGGGGGCGCACCCGCCGTCCACATGCTGCGCCGGCGCACCTCGATGGCCTTCGCCGGAGGGGCGTACGCCTATCCGGGGGGCGGGGTGGACCCGCGCGACGACGACCGGCTCGTCGGCTGGGCCGGTCCCGCACCGGCGGCCTGGGCCGAGCGGCTGGGCGTCGGCACACCGGCCGAGGCGCAGGCGATCGTCTGCGCGGCCGTCCGCGAGACGTACGAGGAGGCCGGGGTTCTGCTCGCCGGACCGACGCCGGAAACGGTCGTCACCGACACCACGGGCGAGGACTGGGAGGCCGACCGGGCGGCGCTGGTCTCGCGCGAGCTGTCGTTCGCCGCGTTCCTGGAGCGGCGCGGGCTGGTGCTGCGCTCGGACCTGCTCGGCGCGTGGGCGCGCTGGATCACACCCGAGTTCGAGCCGCGCCGCTACGACACCTGGTTCTTCGTCGCCGTGCTCCCCGCGGGCCAGCGCACCCGGAACGCCTCCACGGAGGCCGACCGCACGGTGTGGATCACGCCGGGCGACGCGGCCGACGGCTACGACCGGGGCGAGCTGCTGATGATGCCGCCGACCGTGGCGACGCTGCGGACGCTCCGCCCGTACGCCACCGCCGCGCGGGCGCTGGAGGCGGCGTCGGACCAGGACCTCACCCCCGTACTCGCGCAGGCCCGCCTGGACGGCGACGAGCTGGTGCTGAGCTGGCCGGGGCACGCGGAGTTCACGAAGCACATTTCCGCAGCCGACGCGGATGAAACGCGCGGCGAGGGTGAATCGGGCAACGTGGAGCTGACGGCCGACGCGGAAGGCGGTGCGCGATGA
- a CDS encoding MBL fold metallo-hydrolase, protein MSDAAALPGEPRGGVLSGPATARTVNVLAPNPSAMTLDGTNTWIVAEPDSDLAVVIDPGPLDETHLRAVVDTAERAGRRVALTLLTHGHPDHAEGAARFAELTGTKVRALDPEMRLGDEGLGTGDVITTGGLEMYVVPTPGHTADSLSFHLPADRAVLTGDTILGRGTTLVAHPDGRLGDYLDSLRRLRSLTVDDGVHTVLPGHGPVLEDAQGAVEFYLAHRAHRLAQVETAVETGYRTSAEVVAHVYADVDRSLWPAAELSVRAQLEYLVEHGLI, encoded by the coding sequence ATGAGTGACGCTGCGGCGCTGCCCGGAGAGCCGCGCGGCGGTGTGCTCTCCGGCCCCGCCACCGCCCGTACGGTCAATGTCCTGGCACCCAACCCCTCCGCGATGACGCTGGACGGGACCAATACGTGGATCGTCGCCGAGCCCGACTCGGACCTGGCGGTTGTCATCGATCCGGGCCCGCTGGACGAGACTCATTTGCGGGCCGTCGTCGACACCGCCGAGCGGGCCGGCCGCCGGGTCGCGCTGACGCTCCTCACCCATGGCCATCCGGACCACGCGGAGGGCGCCGCCCGGTTCGCGGAGCTGACCGGGACCAAGGTGCGGGCGCTGGACCCGGAGATGCGGCTCGGCGACGAGGGCCTGGGCACCGGTGACGTGATCACGACCGGCGGGCTGGAGATGTACGTGGTGCCGACGCCCGGCCACACGGCGGACTCGCTGTCGTTCCATCTGCCGGCCGACCGGGCGGTGCTCACCGGGGACACGATCCTCGGACGCGGAACGACCCTGGTGGCGCATCCGGACGGCCGGCTGGGCGACTATCTGGACTCGCTGCGGCGGCTGCGCTCCCTGACGGTCGACGACGGGGTGCACACGGTGCTGCCGGGGCACGGGCCGGTGCTGGAGGACGCGCAGGGCGCGGTCGAGTTCTATCTGGCCCACCGCGCGCACCGGCTGGCCCAGGTGGAGACGGCCGTGGAGACCGGCTACCGGACCTCGGCCGAGGTGGTGGCCCATGTCTATGCCGACGTGGACCGTTCGCTGTGGCCGGCGGCGGAGCTTTCGGTGCGGGCGCAGCTGGAGTACCTGGTCGAGCACGGGCTGATCTGA
- a CDS encoding Crp/Fnr family transcriptional regulator, with translation MDDVLRRAPLFAALDDEQAAELRASMSEVTLARGDALFHEGDPGDRLYVVTEGKVKLHRTSPDGRENMLAVLGPGELIGELSLFDPGPRTATATALTEVKLLGLGHGDLQPWLNARPEVATALLRAVARRLRKTNDQMSDLVFSDVPGRVARALLDLSRRFGVQSEEGIHVVHDLTQEELAQLVGASRETVNKALADFAGRGWLRLEARAVILLDVERLAKRSR, from the coding sequence GTGGACGACGTTCTGCGGCGCGCCCCGCTTTTCGCGGCGCTCGATGACGAGCAGGCCGCGGAGCTCCGCGCCTCGATGAGTGAGGTGACCCTCGCGCGCGGCGACGCGCTGTTCCACGAGGGCGATCCCGGCGACCGCCTCTACGTGGTCACCGAGGGCAAGGTGAAGCTCCACCGCACCTCCCCCGACGGTCGAGAGAACATGCTGGCGGTCCTCGGTCCCGGCGAGCTGATCGGCGAGCTGTCGCTCTTCGACCCCGGCCCGCGCACGGCCACCGCCACCGCGCTGACCGAGGTCAAGCTCCTCGGCCTGGGCCACGGCGACCTGCAGCCCTGGCTCAACGCGCGCCCCGAGGTGGCCACGGCCCTGCTGCGCGCCGTCGCCCGGCGGCTGCGCAAGACCAACGACCAGATGTCCGACCTGGTCTTCTCCGACGTCCCCGGCCGTGTCGCCCGCGCTCTCCTGGACCTGTCGCGCCGCTTCGGCGTCCAGTCCGAGGAAGGCATCCACGTGGTGCACGACCTGACGCAGGAGGAGCTGGCCCAGCTGGTCGGCGCCTCCCGCGAGACGGTCAACAAGGCCCTCGCGGACTTCGCCGGCCGCGGCTGGCTGCGGCTGGAGGCCCGCGCCGTGATCCTGCTGGATGTGGAGCGGCTGGCCAAGCGCTCGCGCTGA
- the nth gene encoding endonuclease III, whose amino-acid sequence MGEQGAGDRKNLKKTAESRSGAKAVKAVKAAKSAKDVKAAKSAKEGPAAGAAGPKRKPGRPESHLAMVRRARRINRELAEIYPYAHPELDFRNPFELLVATVLSAQTTDLRVNQTTPALFAAHPTPEDMASAVPEELEELIRPTGFFRAKAKSLLGLSAMLRDDFGGEVPGRLEDLVKLPGVGRKTANVVLGNAFGVPGITVDTHFGRLVRRWKWTEQEDPEKVEAEIAAIFPRSEWTMLSHRVIFHGRRVCHARRPACGACPIAPLCPAYGEGETDPEKARKLLKYEMGGRPGQRLNPPPDYPGSPAPPLGAG is encoded by the coding sequence GTGGGCGAACAGGGTGCGGGCGACCGGAAGAACCTGAAGAAAACGGCGGAAAGCCGGTCCGGCGCGAAGGCCGTGAAGGCCGTGAAGGCCGCGAAGAGCGCGAAAGACGTGAAGGCCGCGAAGAGTGCGAAGGAAGGACCGGCGGCCGGGGCCGCGGGGCCGAAGCGGAAGCCGGGCCGACCGGAATCGCATCTGGCGATGGTCCGTCGGGCCCGCCGGATCAACCGCGAACTGGCCGAGATCTACCCGTACGCCCACCCCGAGCTGGACTTCCGGAATCCGTTCGAACTGCTGGTCGCCACGGTCCTCTCCGCCCAGACCACCGATCTGAGGGTCAACCAGACCACCCCGGCCCTCTTCGCCGCCCACCCCACCCCCGAGGACATGGCCTCCGCCGTTCCGGAGGAGTTGGAGGAGCTGATCCGGCCGACCGGCTTCTTCCGTGCCAAGGCGAAATCGCTCCTCGGCCTGTCCGCCATGCTCCGGGACGACTTCGGCGGCGAGGTGCCGGGGCGGCTGGAGGATCTCGTCAAGCTCCCGGGAGTCGGCCGGAAGACGGCCAACGTGGTGCTGGGCAATGCCTTCGGAGTCCCCGGAATCACGGTGGACACGCACTTCGGTCGGCTGGTCCGGCGGTGGAAGTGGACCGAGCAGGAGGACCCGGAGAAGGTCGAGGCGGAGATCGCGGCCATCTTCCCCAGGAGCGAGTGGACCATGCTCTCGCACCGCGTCATCTTCCACGGCCGCCGCGTCTGCCACGCCCGCAGGCCCGCCTGCGGCGCCTGCCCGATCGCCCCGCTCTGCCCCGCGTACGGCGAGGGCGAGACCGACCCGGAGAAGGCCCGCAAGCTGCTGAAGTACGAGATGGGCGGCCGGCCGGGCCAGCGGCTGAACCCGCCGCCGGACTATCCGGGAAGCCCGGCCCCTCCGCTCGGCGCCGGCTGA
- a CDS encoding NUDIX hydrolase: MKTHEPGTERQGQERHGDADRRAPVAHGSAEYGGSPVAVSEEGLPGWLDPVAHAARTVRPQQLSRFLPPASGAGRQSAVLVLFGEGARGPELLLMERAGSLRSHPGQPSFPGGSLDPEDGDPATTGPLRAALREAEEETGLDPGGVQLFGVLPRLYIPVSGFVVAPVLGWWRTPSPVGVVDPGETARVFTVPVADLTDPANRATAIHPSGHRGPAFLVESALVWGFTAGVIDRILHFAGWERPWDRARQVPLDWRA, translated from the coding sequence ATGAAGACGCATGAACCCGGCACGGAACGGCAGGGCCAGGAACGGCACGGCGACGCGGACCGCCGCGCCCCGGTGGCGCACGGAAGCGCCGAGTACGGCGGCTCCCCGGTGGCCGTCTCGGAAGAGGGCCTGCCCGGCTGGCTCGACCCCGTCGCCCACGCCGCGCGGACCGTACGGCCCCAGCAGCTCAGCCGCTTCCTGCCGCCCGCGAGCGGTGCGGGACGCCAGTCGGCCGTGCTCGTCCTGTTCGGCGAGGGCGCGCGCGGCCCCGAGCTGCTGCTGATGGAGCGGGCCGGAAGCCTGCGCTCCCATCCGGGCCAGCCGTCCTTCCCCGGCGGCTCGCTCGACCCGGAGGACGGCGACCCGGCGACCACCGGACCGCTCCGGGCCGCGCTGCGGGAGGCCGAGGAGGAGACCGGGCTCGATCCGGGCGGGGTGCAGCTCTTCGGCGTCCTGCCGCGGCTCTACATCCCGGTGAGCGGCTTCGTCGTGGCGCCCGTCCTCGGCTGGTGGCGTACACCCAGCCCGGTCGGGGTCGTCGATCCGGGTGAGACCGCGAGGGTGTTCACCGTCCCCGTGGCGGATCTCACGGACCCGGCCAACCGGGCGACGGCCATCCACCCCAGCGGCCACCGGGGCCCGGCATTCCTGGTCGAATCGGCACTCGTCTGGGGGTTCACGGCCGGCGTGATCGACCGGATTCTGCACTTCGCGGGCTGGGAACGCCCGTGGGACAGGGCCAGGCAGGTGCCGCTCGACTGGCGCGCATGA